The nucleotide sequence TCTTAACCTTTCCTTGGATGTATATgcagtgtgtatatataaatacatatttatacagTTCATAGTTTATATCAGACCCAAGAAAGCTTTAATATTCATTAGTGCTCTTTGGATGATAAACTGAGCAGAAAAGGTGCCGTTTTCTTGTAAAGACATGTTATGATGGCTCAACAGAAAGAAGTCTATAAAAAGCTAAGCATACAACAGatcaaacatttaatttttaaattaaaaccttaACCTCAGGATTTAACGGCTTCTTTTTGCTTTAGATTCTTCATTTATGCTTAAGCCTGTACAAGACACTGAGTTCCTTTTTCCACATTGGAATCAGTTAACAGTAAAGAGAcaagtgtgtgtatttttttaatttatttttttttaaacaactgagGATAAAGGCAtcataaatccttttttttttttttttggtagttaaaAAGGTCACCAGTTGAAAGAACGTCTTTCTTGAGAGAAGGAAGAAGTAGTAAACACTGCAAAATTACTGTCAAGCCTATTTAAGAATTCAGGCCAAACTTCCAGGTCAAATCCAGAAAGATACAGAAGGATGAGTTATGTGGTGTATCATCTTAACTTTCAGGTTTGTGGTGTCTCAAATTCAGAATCCTGTAAATTCACATATGCTCTATCTAAAATGCATGGAGGGAGTTATGGTCTGACTGGTTATGAGTGAGCTGGAGAGCTACATACCACAACTCAGTAAGAAGCAGTAActgaaaagcaaactttttttcccttttctctctgctgtttgaGCTTCCATCTATTTGGATTTAATCTTCTCCTAAACATAAGTGTTTATGATCACTCATTCAAATAATTAAGGTGGACCACCTTCTATCTTTTATAACAAAGCCTGGAAGAAGTGACATTGCTGGCATTGCCTACCTGTTATTTTGTAATAGTTCAAAAATGTGTAAGAGACGGTGGTGCAATGCCCTGTCATTCTGAAGGGACTTGCAGCCACTTCGCCTCTCCCACAGAAGAGTGCTCAGAGGACCTGCACACAGGCAGCCCAGGGAGAAATCCTTGGCTTCCCTTCTGAAATGGTGCCACCAAAAGGAACTCATGACCAGAGAGGGGGCAAAAGAAAGCGGACAATGAGAAGCAGTATACTCATTAAAAACAAGCAATCAAACAAAAACACACTCTTATTTGCTACATATCATACTTCAGAGAATCAGACTGTAGTTAGGAGTTAAGCAAAATCTTTAGACACAGCCTCTACGAAGTTTGGTGCTGACATTAAAATACCAATTGTACAAATAATTGTGAAGACTGAAAAAGCCATCAAGCAGAGCCGATCCACTACAGAGGCTGCAAACTTCCACTCATTGCAAACGGCTTCCACTTCATCCTGGTCTCTGAATCGGTTTGCAATGTACCTGACCTCTTCCAAGATCTTAGCCAAATCTGGGTCACCTTCAGAGGGGTGGCCACTGTGCAGCAGGTTTTCTTCGTCTGTTGGTGAGCAGGTCATCCTCCCACAGATCACCCCTGAATCAGTGGTAGGTGTGCAGTGAACCCCTTCCAGCCCCCTAAACCCAATGTATAGCATATTCCCATTACTGGATTGCTGTCCACTCACAGTGTTCATCTCCACACTTGATAGGCTACATCGACGCTGTTTATGTTGACAGGCAGGACGCACTTTATCTTCCCCTGGTCTTTTCATTCTCAGAAACCAAGCACACCAGTTGAGAAGGATGATTCTtgtctgaaagaaaatttttgaGAATAAGCATTTCTTTACACAGCCACTGTCTCTGGGCACTGTTGGCATTTTTGCAGCCTGGGTGACTGTGTGGTCCATGGTCTCTGCTTAGTCTGCACAGGAGTTCTAGAAAATGGTGCCAGAGTTTTCCAACTGATTAATTTGCCAATCACTGAGGCTGCTTTCTTATTCTAGCAGTGTTGCTGGTTGCCTGAGGCTGACTATCACTATTGGGAGTCCCCCCTCCTCTGATGGCAGTCTCCGTAGCGTTGATTTTTCCTTGCACTTTAACACCAATATGGCAGCCTTTTCTACCTTTACTACAAaccatgaattaaaaaaaaaccccaacaacttacTGAAGAAGAGTTACTTTTTAATAGTCTTCATAGCGCTGCTTTAGATTGTAGTCAATATATTACAATTCTTTCACTCATATTTGTGTTCTAATATTAAATTATTCAGATGACATTACTGTTTGTAGGGGGCTGCTAAAACAGATGCTCGACTGGACTGGACTACTAAGCTTTACAATGTTTTGGCTCTGCTCTCACATGGCTTTCATGACAGTTGATTGCAGATTTGAGAAAACAGATCTGGATATAGCAtggagaaaagatggaaaaactttgattaaaaaaaattacttcgcAGATTTAATGAGAGTGtataattttattgttttctacatTGTCTTAATCCAGCCTCACAGAGGGTGCAGGCAAGCCAGAGACTGTTCCAGTTCAGATGCAAGCTTCTGTAATTCATTTCAATCAGATTTTAAGAGctcatttcagtgtttcttttccagagCACTAATTAAATATTATTGTCTCATATAATATGCAAATCTTACACTGTAATTAATATTAGATTTGGTCTATTTATTCTGACTGTGGATTGCCACGCAGAGTAGATATTATATCCAGGCAAAAATCCTAGCCAGAGGCAGATTTTGCCTTGTTACTCTATTTACACTACCAAGCTTCTCCTAGAAGGATATTGCATTAACTGAGGGCCTAATCCAAAATCCACCAGTATCCAAATAATGTTTAATGGACTTCAGCTTATCAACACTAAAGCTCACTCCTCTACCTCAGGTACTCTGTTTGCTGAGGATGTTTGGCTCAGTACTAGACATTTGTACCCTTCAGGTCATCAAACATGCATCTAAAGATAGATACCTTTTATTCTGTTAattcaaagttattttaaagtcACTGCCCCAGAATAGCCCAGGGAATATCTCATTATCTCTTGTCCGCAGGGCACTGCTGTATGCACATTCTTTTTGGCTAGTAAGGATAATAATAACTCGTCAttctagagagagaaaaaaggaaaggtcTTTCCATCTTCAGTAAGGCCTGATGCTGCCATGAGCTGGGTGAAGTCAGGAAGAGTGCACAGTTAGCTGATGATACTTGTCAATATTTAGTAATCCAGTATCAGAGTAATGTTCTCCAGAAAAACAACCACTCATAGAAGTACATTATAAAGAAAGTCTTGTGTGCTTAGAAtgactttaatttttctttgcactTTACTGATGTTCTTGACCAGAGATGTAAAGATGAGGATTTTCAGAGCAAGTTTCACTTCCACTTTAAGAGACATCTTTAACAAGTGCTTTTTAGACTACTGATGTTTCTTTATGCACAGCAGCTAAATAGATAGCAGCTGCACAGTTGCACCTTGAGGCTAGTGTACTTCATGCATTTATAATCTCCAGCAGCACCTTACACTTTCCTTCTACCTGTTTCAGTTTTGACATCTGCAGCTTATTTGAAAATCACCTTCAATTATATTTAGGTTTTAGCAAAATTCTAAACTGCTTCTAGCTGTTGTGAAGGAGATTCTGAATACAGAAGCAAGCTGAGGTATATTCATTCTCtctcttgcacacacacacactctctaaGAACCCAACCACACAAAACATATCTGGACATGTCATTTCTGCTGAAActaattttcaaaacaaagcgTTTAGTAAGGATTTATAAGTTTTTAACAGTAAGAAGTAAACATGGGTCACTAGCTACTCTATTACATCCCTGATCTGGGCATTTATGCAATGGATAATGAATGAAAATCAAACCTTACCCATTTAGGCATTTTCCCCCCATCTGGATCATGATGATGGTATTGTAGAACAATAACAGTGACAACAACAGAAAGACCAACAATAATCATAGTGCTGGCAAAATACTGAGctgcaaaataaacagataaTTACAGCAATATACTTTAGCTGATATTGCTTTGTAGCTGTTATAAGGGGTGTTTACATACATGCATAGTGTTAAGTTCTTTTTCCAGCGTAGTGGTACATGTGCTACTTTAGGCACTTGTGACAGATTTCTcaaaagcagaaagagcagcCATTAGTAATTGTAGTAGCTAGACTTTAGTAATTGTCCTTGTGGAACTGAGCACCTGCCTTTTCTAAGCAACCttgaaaaaaattgttctctcattttctttcaccaGTATTGTAGAGGCTGGCTAGTACTTTTgaaaagtttcactgtttgagcAATTACAATGGGAAGATTTGATCATGTTTAGCTCTGTATTCCTAACGTCTGGCCAATTGTGTCAAAACTGCAACTTCTTCCATGGAAAACTTGACTCCCTTACAATTTCCCAAAATACACCAACAGGTTCTCTATTTTGTTCAGAGCAGAGAACACAGAAGTTGTATAGGAGACCACACCCATCAGAGCATTTCATCAACTGGCAACATTTTTCTAATTCAATTGCAGTAGGCGATTTGTACAGGTGGTAATTTGCCTTACTGCTGGCCTTCATGCAAAGTCACTGCACCTCATTTGACAAAACATAAAAGTGAGTATATGCTATAGTTAGCTTACCGATTAAGGGCACAGAATCAGATGTTGCTGGCATAATTTCAGCCACAAGTAACATGAAGACAGTGAGAGACAATAAAACTGTTATACCTGAAAGATAAACATTAAGTGTGAAATCAGATCAGCAGCTTGTAATTACAGGGcagtaaaaagcagaaaatgtatCTGAAGGCATGCTCTTTGCAAGATGCATTCCCCCTGTTACCCTTGCATTAGTAGGTACTCCTATCCCTTCTTGTACTATCTCAAGTTCAGGGTAGCAGTGCTGCCAAACTAGTACCAATGCTTGCACagacatatatatttttagatcCTTGTAACTGTTCAGCTTTTATCACCATTTGCTAATTAGCTGAGGTGAATCAAAGTAATTCTTCCTGCTTGTTTGCTTTAGAAACAGGGTGTGATTTTGAGTATTTGAGCACATGACACTTGATTAATTGGTGTGGAAGCTACAGGTGGTGTAATGCGTAATATTCCTGAAAAACAGATCTGCTGTCTTGGACAGATTTTGATATCTTTTGATACTAGCTGTTGGGTTCTGCACATGGCTATGCCCGAGCAGTCTTGACTGTTGATTTTTGGACTTTGACTTGTGTTGTTCAGTGATGAGTTCCCATCTTTTTGGAACAAGGCTTAGCTCTTTTCTCAGGACTAGTCTTAAATAATAGGGAGTCATTGTCTGGTGGAAAAGGATTTAGGAACAAAGAATCTTAAAATATGGGGAAGGACTTCTTGATTAGGGAGGCTACTACTCAATTAAATCACATGCTGGAGAAATGTCAATTTTGTTTCTACCTTTTAACAGCTATGTTCACTCAGTAGAAGCCAGTGCATTTGCAGTTTTGTATGAGGCAAAaagtttcattaaatatttaaccTCCATCTTAAGGATCAAATACCTAAAATCATCAGATTTGTTTCACAAACCAATACTTTAGTTAAAATTCGCTATAAAAAACAGAATAGTAGCAGTTAGAATCAATCTTTCTGAGAAGGCACCATAGGCTCTTAGTACAACTcactattaaaaggaaaaattaagaattCCATGTTAAAGTGTTCAAATGCATATTTGTAAACTTAAGCTTTACTCAGTGAACGTGggatttttcttcagcaaataaaCGTCAAAAAATGAAGTCCTGCTTCTTAAGGAAGGTAGTTGGGAATTGTCACGCTTCTGTTTGGCTGGCTGGAATTTCTCCATTTCACAACTTCAGTGTACCCTAACCTGAGAGCAAGGGTTAAACATCATACAGCTTCAGCACCAAGCAGTAAAAAGAGCTCATGAGCCAGAACAGGTCACACAAGCGATTCCTCCTTGCCTactaaaaaaactttaaaaaggacAACTTCTTTTGGCTTGGTCATATTTAAAATATCCTATTAAGGATTTACCTAGTGAGATCTTTTCTCCCGAGTCTGCTGGAAGCAGAAAAACTAACAAAGCAAGTGACGATATCAATACACAAGGAATAAGAAGATTGAGTCCGTAATAGAGAGTCCTACGTCTCATAGTTACTGTGAATGTTACATCGGGGTAGGGTTCTTTACAACATTCATAAAAACTCTCAGTTCTCTTCCCAGGAACTCCTGTgtaggagggaaaagaaagaaaaccagaaattaatgTGAATAAACTGTATATTATGTAgcgattattttttaaaaggataaatgTAGCTTTCTAAGTTTTACTATAGGTAAAACTTTAAGCTTAATTACcaattaagtaatttttctcaGATAATAAAGATACTTACTGAATTCAAGCAGCAGTTTTGTCACCTACTTTTTTATGTTGATTTTCATCTTACCTCTGTTCTCAGAGATTCAAATGCCACTAGCCTAGgtcatttattaatttaatttctgtcttcattttccaATCATTATTCCATCCCTTTCAGCAGTGGAGACAAGGCTGCAAGTTCACAGTATAAGTAAGAAATCAAGAGCTTACCTACTAAATCCCACTCTCCATTTGAAATATAGCCAGATATATCCGCTTCTTGCATTTGTAAGTCCAAGGACCAGCCTCCATAAGTCCAGGATCCAAATTTCAGGTTACACTTCTGAACATCAAATGGAAACCAGCGCACATCTATGTAGCATGAGCTTTTAAATATGCCTAGATTGGATTTTAGACAAAACCACTTAATTTAAATGTCTGTCCCACATAATTTTATGTACCTCTTGAAACCAGACCTTTTTCTACATCGTGCACTCTTTTTTTGACTTGTAAAGCATATTTAAACTCAGTTGTGTCTTGACATGTAAATAGCAAAAGTCAGTCATAGAAAAGGGAAAGAACTGCACTGCTAATACACTGATGTTATAAACTAATTTTTGAACTACATTTCCATTTTGGCATGTAGTCGGAGATTATTTAGAGAAGAGCTCATATTTCTAGATACTGTATTTCAGTAACAAATGAAGCAGAATATGGAATCCGTTCCTCCTATTTCTTTTACTGAACAAAATAAGGAATCCTGAAAGATTATTTGCTGCTTTACTAGATTTACATGATCTTGATTTATTCAGGAAAGCCAGCttcttatttttcacttgttGAGTCAGGCCCTGGCATTTAGCAGCTTTCAGAATTGAATTGAAAAACCCCCACCAAATGGAATATCTTAAATCAAAAGAACAACAGGCAAACCCATGAAATCCTCTGGGGATcttagatggaaaaaaataatttgtctggaAAGCAGTTGGCTCTATTGCTGTAGTTTCTAAAATTTAGATTCTAGGAAGAGTTGATTCTAAGAATTATACTGAGTTTGGGAACAGAAACAGAACTCCACTGATACATATCCAACAGTCAGCAATATACTTCTGATATCAAATAAATATCAAATACAGACTACTTTCACACTAAAAATTGTTGTGATGAATCATGACGTGAATCACTTCAAATAGAAGATACATCCAAGATGTTACTAAGCATCTTATTGTAAAGTTCACATATTAATAGAAAACAGCTAAAtcaatgaaataaatttttattaagAGACATTACCATGGCTTTAATAAACAATGTCTTTTTACATTAagggcttttaatttttatattcttttctgcaTCCACACTTCTGAAATTGTGCATTATGAAGAATTTACataattgcaattaaaaatttaTCTTGTATGGTGGTTTTCATACAAAAGTGTTAACCATGTAATGCATGATGCATCTAGGCTTAAAACTATCAGATGATGCTAGCTAGATAAATAAAATATCAGAGAACTGATACTGAATTTGAAACCACACCATACCATACATAAGTAGTCTGTGTTATCAAAATTTATGACATGAAAACAGCCTACCTGGTGGCAGATACTGGCAATGTCCTGAAGAATTGACTAAAACATTAGTGTGAAATGTAGCATCAAATCTTTCATCAGCACTAGAATAGGGTAGAAAGAAAATGGGTTAAATGCTCTTTGACTGGCTGAAGAATATCTGAAACATATCCATTCTTCATAAAAggattatttcccccccccccccccccccccccccccccaaacttgACAGCTTTTCTCCTGTCCCCAGTTTTCTATGGTCTCATAGTAACTGGCCTGACACTATTGGATTGTTCCCGGTTAACTACTGTAAGTGAAGGTGAGCCACCTCGTTCTTGCTGCTCACCTGTCCCACTGCATTCGTTACAGTGCCTTGGCTCTGCTGATCTCCATGCAGAAAGTAAGCACTTCTTAAAAACTTCTCAGGTAACTACAGGGAAATCTGTTCTCTTACTCTCTACATTAACAGCAACTAAGGAATACTGAGGAGATGAATACTCCGGTGCCTCATCCTACCCCTTTGCATGGGTCAACACTATTACTACATGCCATACATAAGACTGTTTAATGCGGCTCCAGCCTTCGTTATCTACTTCAGAACCCACAAACTGGgttcagcaaaagaaagaaaccctCTTAGAGGTGTCAGCGCAGTGGTGCTTGCCAGGACAGTCCTGGTGTGCTGTTCTCACACGTCTCTAGAAAAGAATCATAATGTTACTTGGAGAGTGCTTCAAATTATGAATTGGCAGCTACTGCTAAGGAATCTCTCAACTACATGTGGCACTATGACCCAGGAATTTACTAGGCATTAAAATTTTAAGAACTTCGAGATgggaaaaaagctattttcaaatatttagatGATGAAATAAAGACTATTCCCTCTGAAAAGTTTAGTAAGTTTGATGACTTAAATCACTTTATGAAAGATGTTTAGAATACTGAGCATTGCAGTGGATTTATACTCACACAATATTGTGCCCTATTTCACAGTTCCCATTTACTACTGCAGGTTTTTGTGGTCAGATATTACAGATTCTGATCTATACATCCTTTAAAGTTTGGGACTTAGGTGTTCAAGAAATTGCCATAGTTATTGAAATTGGTGCTGAGATTAAATTGCACAGAATATACTAGGAACATACTGGCAGAGAATGATCTTTGcatctcaaaattatttcaggaacTGCTGTGTTGAATTCATGTCTGATGTCTGTTGGCTCTGATTATAGACACAGGCTCCTTTCTTGGGCTTTCATTTGTGCAGGGGATAAGCAAAATGAGACATAGGCTACTGTATTTTGTTGTATTGTTTGTAGTTTCCAGACAGCTTGTGGGGACGGACTGGCACACAAGGCAAATACAGTGCCAGCTGCTCTGGGGCAGGGCAGAGGAGGTCGCATGAGCCTCAGGGTCTGGCTTCTTGCTGCAGTCTTTGCTTTCATATACCTAAAAACCTGTGTTGTCTCTAGATTGATTTGAACATGTCAGGTCTATGACATCTCTTTGCCTATTAGTGGTTTAGTATCTCATAATTTTCTAATCACCTtctaaaacatcagaaaaatacagtaagagtCTGAGATGGggagaaagtgaaatatttataattCTAGCAGAAGATGAAGTATAAAATGGTATATTTTTCCAGCAGGAAAACCTTTATTGAAATATCCTTTCTAAAAAAGAGGACTTTAATATTTGATCTATTCTCATGCAAATTTTGTATCTCAGAAGCTAAAATAAAGCGATCACTATTTTAGTCATCGttactttgtattttattttccccttatgtattcaaagaaattacattttaaaaaatatctgaactGGTCTGTGTAATAtgcagacaagaaaaaattaaatccaaacaATTACTTGCCCATCTGGAGTTGCACTTTTTCCTGTGTGGAGCAGAAGGCTCACAATGTTGAAAATCTTTGCAACTATTTAATTTGAACTCTGAAGACAAGCAGAAAAGTCTAAATATTGTGTATGTAGCATGAAAGAATTCTAGCACTTTAAGGGAAAAAGGCAATTCAATTCTAAGGCAGCTGAGCTAATGTAGGCCACTCTCCTTCAGCTTCACAGCTCATGGCTGGATTCTCTGAATTCGTGTTGCAGCTTCTCTTCCAGTTGGAGCACTAATTGTTCTCCCTCCTCATCTTGGCTGCCTGTTTTCATGACATTTATAAGAAACTGCTAAATCTCTACTCATTGCACTGCTAAATTTATCAGAAGTGGATTCAGAGGATATTGGGGAAAGGGGCAGCAAGAAAGATCATACACAAAACATATATTCACACAGGCGTGAGTGTATACTTGTGCATAAGtcttgtttccttaggaaaccatACTTAAAGTCCTGCAAAGGTTTTTATATTAGACATAGACAAGTAATTGCTTTGACTTGAAATTAATAATGGGTACATGATGAAATCAAACAAGTAGTCAAATTTAGAACATAAAAATATCCATGCCACACAAATTACTTGTAAAGTGGAAATTAATGactagaaataaaatttcttaGCCTTCTAGGCTAGATTCTGTTCTCTTCCCCTCGAGTGGAGGGCAGTTAAGCACCAGAGGGTTGTTTCTAAGAccttgctgctgtttctggtaattggcaaaaataaaactttcaaaagGACACAAGTGATCAAGGAACCTAGGTTTCATTCCCATGTGGCTTTGCCTTTCATAAGACACATTCTTAGAAGAATATCAAGAGGGTACTCAGACTCAAAtatgaaattctttttttctgaaaaaggagCATATGTGCTTTCCCAAACTGTGCTTCTGATTGTTTTTTGAAATGCAGTGCTTCAGCTGGGAATGCACCGAGTAGCTAAGTCTTTGCTTGATGAGACTGGACTCAAATGTAATGATAGAAAACCATTTCTGCTACATTTCTTCTTCAGGATATAGCCACCTGAAAGCAGATACTGACTGCAGTACATCGGGATGACAAAGCTGTACCTAGCAGATATAATCCCACTGGGACCTATCTGGAGAATCTCAGGTTAAAaaaactggaaaactgaaattGTTAAAATGAGACATAACTACGAGAATTTTTGTTATTCCATGAAGTACTGAACACTACATGGTCATCTGGAAAATAATACCACCAGAAATGAGCACTTCTAATAAGTCTAGTAAAACTAACAAAGTGGTAACACAGTCAATCCTGGAATTTGTACACAGGCCAAGATTTTCTTCCCTCAGAAAAACTACAGATGaactggccctgctctcttcacaGTGTAGACTGGTGTAAAATTTAATACATCTTCCACAAGTTTCTCTGCACTAGGCTGCAGCAAGATGCGTGAGGACTCAAGACATAGTGAAACATACATTCATTAAAACGAAAAGTGAATTTATAGttcattaatttctttgtaaCTGCAGATGCATGTCCCTAGTGAAGTGTATAGAAATTGAAAGTATCTATCTCAAAATACCATGTCACTATATGAGAACAGAGTAATATTCCCAATGCAATTTCATACAGGAATAAGAATTGGTTTTAAATAGCTTTGCTCTCTGACTAAACTCTGAATAAGATTTTGGATTAAATGGGTGTTCAAAGTAGAAACACTATAGAATAATTACTTCATGACTATGCCATAGCTAACAATCCCAAGATGCAAAAACCTATATTAACAGGAAAGTagtgttttcagtttttcaggtTATTAAGTTACCCTTCTCATTCTATAATGTGCTTCACCTACAGTTAGCACGTATGCATTAATATTactaatttctaaaaaaattaccCTTTCATTTTGGATATACTTACTTACACGTTGAAGCATAAATCCTTAGACACACTGAAAGTCTCTCAGGTATGTGATATATGTGAGGAAGAATATTGTCATAATTTATTCTTTTGGAAAACCTCTAAACTGCTGTTGTAGAGTACTAGTTTTATGGCATACACAGTGTATTATTCATCAGGAGAATGGAAACGAATGCATGATTTGTTGGATTCTCCCAAGAATGCTGTCATTTACAGAATCAAGGTATCTAGGAATAAATGCTCAAGAGAACAAACATGCATTGAAAAATACAGTAAGCAAGATTAATGTTGCAAAAATACCCATGCATGCTGCTCCATTTTGTGTACAGAGCATTTGAAAGGTTTTTTAGGCTGGTGTATGGACAACTGAAATACTAATTGCCGTGCTTAAACAAGAAGTAATCTTGACAGGCAGTTACCATAAGCATGGTGAACTCTAGCGGGGAACACCTCAGATCATTTAGTATTAATTGTACCTTTGAGAGGAGCACTGCAGTGTGCTGTGAGCAAAGCAATAACATAGGCCCTAAAGAAAAGCACTCTAAGTGGCTGACAAATGCAGTCACTGGGTGCTGTTATCACGTTACTACAATTCAACGACACCTGTGACAGTCACGTTGATCATAAAGGTGATCATCAAATGGCAAAAGGGAGCGTAACTGCAGCTGACATATTGGGTACAGCTGTTCTCTAGGTCTTGTTGCAACAACAAGCAGCTCCTGAAGTGGGGAGGGGGAGTCAGGTTGATAGGACAGCAGGGTTGTCCTCTTAGTGGCACATggcagagaaacagagaaaaaaaagccatcaggAAGACAAAAGGTTCATGTCAGCTGCAtgggcaaaaaaacccaatgtaCCCTGGCTACCACAAAAGAGCCAGTGCAACACGTCCAGAGCAGATGTAAGGTCTTTCCAGCACTTGAGGAACAGCACACAGGCCCACAACAACTGCAGAAAAAGGCAAGTTGTTAAAGAGCAGGCAGCtctcagtgcttttatttttttaaactgaataaaTTCCACAGTGGGCACTACCATATAATGGTGCAGCCAAAGAATCTTCCAATGTCAGCCAAAGGTTCTGCAGTGGATTGATAGCAATCTGTCTGTCTCTGAAATAAGCCCAACTCGGAACAGATATGTTGAAGAGGAGAGCAGCAAATATTCTAGCTATTTTTGTAGCAGGAAGAAAGAGTGACACCAAAACTGGACATGGGAAAATGCAAACATACTTACTGGCATTTACCTATCCTGCCTCTAGTGAAGTAGAGAAGAAGTCAAAAGTCAGATTTGAATTCACCAGTCAACATTTAGACCaaacaaataatttaagattAATTAAATTAAGATAATTAAACAAATTATCTTTATTAAGATAAATTAAGATAATTAAACAAATAATTATCACTACCTGTACTATTAAACACCACCAGAAGAGTTTAGTTTTCTAATCATCTCACAAAACCCAACTAGAATTGGTGGTAGGGAGGATGTAGTTGTTTATGTAGTATTTGCAGATATGACCTTCTGTTGTGTAAACAGGAGATTGGTAATTTTCCAGTATTCCAAAAACCTGGAAAGTTTtagaaaagtatttcaaaacctAGGCATTTTGGTGAGATGATTATGTCATTTGCCTTGCCTTATCTTTGCAACTGGaaagggtgctagataatcttatctaggctccctttcccatgaaaggttggaccagttgagctttcaaggtcccttccaaccagggctattctgtgattctataattctatgatcttctctccttccccccccaaaaaaaaagtgtGTCCACCTGTTATAGAGAAGAATATCTGGCTTCCAAATCAGTCCATCAGGAAAACGGACAGTCTTCACTCCTGGGTATTCAGACACGTTCCACTGTAGATAATGATCTGTCCAGTACTAAGACATACACAGAAAAAGTAAGTTAGGTCATCTCATCCACTGGTTTACTGTAGTTCTCTAGGGACTGGATAGCCTGAAACAATAGGTGTTCTCTTGTTAAAGAGATACTATCTAGCTTCAGGCAGTGAAATGTTTGGAAAGGGTGACTTAGGCCACCTAGATCTCAGT is from Strix aluco isolate bStrAlu1 chromosome 12, bStrAlu1.hap1, whole genome shotgun sequence and encodes:
- the LOC141928811 gene encoding neuronal acetylcholine receptor subunit alpha-7 isoform X3, which gives rise to MYWTDHYLQWNVSEYPGVKTVRFPDGLIWKPDILLYNRGRIGKCHADERFDATFHTNVLVNSSGHCQYLPPGIFKSSCYIDVRWFPFDVQKCNLKFGSWTYGGWSLDLQMQEADISGYISNGEWDLVGVPGKRTESFYECCKEPYPDVTFTVTMRRRTLYYGLNLLIPCVLISSLALLVFLLPADSGEKISLGITVLLSLTVFMLLVAEIMPATSDSVPLIAQYFASTMIIVGLSVVVTVIVLQYHHHDPDGGKMPKWTRIILLNWCAWFLRMKRPGEDKVRPACQHKQRRCSLSSVEMNTVSGQQSSNGNMLYIGFRGLEGVHCTPTTDSGVICGRMTCSPTDEENLLHSGHPSEGDPDLAKILEEVRYIANRFRDQDEVEAVCNEWKFAASVVDRLCLMAFSVFTIICTIGILMSAPNFVEAVSKDFA
- the LOC141928811 gene encoding neuronal acetylcholine receptor subunit alpha-7 isoform X2, with the protein product MGLQELAVWLLAAAGLVRESLQGEFQRKLYKELLKNYNPLERPVANDSQPLTVYFTLSLMQIMDVDEKNQVLTTNIWLQMYWTDHYLQWNVSEYPGVKTVRFPDGLIWKPDILLYNSADERFDATFHTNVLVNSSGHCQYLPPGIFKSSCYIDVRWFPFDVQKCNLKFGSWTYGGWSLDLQMQEADISGYISNGEWDLVGVPGKRTESFYECCKEPYPDVTFTVTMRRRTLYYGLNLLIPCVLISSLALLVFLLPADSGEKISLGITVLLSLTVFMLLVAEIMPATSDSVPLIAQYFASTMIIVGLSVVVTVIVLQYHHHDPDGGKMPKWTRIILLNWCAWFLRMKRPGEDKVRPACQHKQRRCSLSSVEMNTVSGQQSSNGNMLYIGFRGLEGVHCTPTTDSGVICGRMTCSPTDEENLLHSGHPSEGDPDLAKILEEVRYIANRFRDQDEVEAVCNEWKFAASVVDRLCLMAFSVFTIICTIGILMSAPNFVEAVSKDFA
- the LOC141928811 gene encoding neuronal acetylcholine receptor subunit alpha-7 isoform X1, whose product is MGLQELAVWLLAAAGLVRESLQGEFQRKLYKELLKNYNPLERPVANDSQPLTVYFTLSLMQIMDVDEKNQVLTTNIWLQMYWTDHYLQWNVSEYPGVKTVRFPDGLIWKPDILLYNRGRIGKCHADERFDATFHTNVLVNSSGHCQYLPPGIFKSSCYIDVRWFPFDVQKCNLKFGSWTYGGWSLDLQMQEADISGYISNGEWDLVGVPGKRTESFYECCKEPYPDVTFTVTMRRRTLYYGLNLLIPCVLISSLALLVFLLPADSGEKISLGITVLLSLTVFMLLVAEIMPATSDSVPLIAQYFASTMIIVGLSVVVTVIVLQYHHHDPDGGKMPKWTRIILLNWCAWFLRMKRPGEDKVRPACQHKQRRCSLSSVEMNTVSGQQSSNGNMLYIGFRGLEGVHCTPTTDSGVICGRMTCSPTDEENLLHSGHPSEGDPDLAKILEEVRYIANRFRDQDEVEAVCNEWKFAASVVDRLCLMAFSVFTIICTIGILMSAPNFVEAVSKDFA